A single Paenibacillus kribbensis DNA region contains:
- a CDS encoding phosphodiester glycosidase family protein — translation MKPEILPQRAAARRQKNKKKKRKGRFGRFVLRLFIVFLLAGIGGGAWLFLTPSGKDMRYLAADTLITTQHRHWAKYFIGEAEAQKRVAEYSARFEQMGEEKDRHTIKLPLISTKLQQTPLVEVEEVSGRNYHGYVTIVHDPTKIRLGIPATVGRGERVSSMVERLGAVAGVNGGGFADPNWNGNGFKPIGVVISQGQLYYNDMGKNASAQIVGIDKQGKMIAGHYSLSELSKMNVQEAVTFQPRLIVNGKGLIRNASEGWGIAPRTAMGQRADGAIIFVTVDGRQPGYSIGANLYDMQNILLKHGAVIGANLDGGSSTVLVKDHAIVNKPSSEYGERYLPTAFLVFEHPETVSIPNIWAGLNPSDIDAAKKR, via the coding sequence ATGAAACCGGAAATTTTGCCACAGCGTGCAGCAGCCCGCAGGCAGAAAAATAAAAAGAAGAAACGAAAAGGTAGATTCGGCCGTTTTGTGCTGCGACTTTTTATAGTTTTCCTGCTAGCAGGAATAGGGGGCGGGGCATGGTTATTTTTAACCCCTTCCGGCAAGGACATGCGCTATTTGGCTGCGGATACGCTGATTACGACTCAGCATCGCCACTGGGCGAAATATTTTATCGGTGAAGCGGAGGCGCAAAAACGTGTGGCCGAATATTCGGCTCGTTTTGAGCAGATGGGGGAGGAGAAGGACAGGCATACGATCAAGCTGCCTCTGATATCGACCAAGTTGCAGCAAACGCCGCTGGTTGAAGTGGAAGAGGTATCAGGTCGGAATTATCATGGCTACGTGACGATTGTGCATGACCCGACAAAAATCAGACTCGGGATTCCTGCCACGGTTGGCAGGGGAGAACGGGTATCCAGCATGGTCGAGCGTTTGGGGGCTGTTGCTGGCGTAAATGGCGGTGGATTTGCCGATCCCAACTGGAACGGGAATGGCTTTAAACCGATCGGTGTTGTCATTTCTCAGGGGCAGTTATACTACAACGATATGGGGAAAAATGCTTCTGCCCAAATCGTAGGTATTGACAAGCAAGGGAAAATGATTGCCGGTCATTATTCATTATCTGAATTGTCCAAAATGAATGTGCAAGAAGCAGTCACCTTTCAGCCGCGTTTAATCGTGAATGGCAAAGGTCTGATTCGAAATGCCAGTGAAGGCTGGGGAATTGCTCCTCGTACCGCAATGGGGCAAAGAGCTGACGGTGCGATTATTTTCGTGACTGTTGACGGGCGTCAGCCTGGTTACAGCATCGGTGCTAATTTGTATGATATGCAAAATATTTTACTTAAACACGGAGCAGTTATTGGTGCTAATCTGGATGGTGGATCATCGACCGTGCTCGTTAAGGATCACGCCATTGTCAATAAACCTTCTTCCGAATACGGCGAACGGTATTTGCCGACAGCGTTTCTCGTATTTGAGCATCCGGAAACCGTCAGCATCCCGAACATTTGGGCAGGACTGAATCCTAGTGACATTGACGCAGCCAAAAAGAGATAG
- a CDS encoding helix-turn-helix domain-containing protein, with product MGIGCNIRAARKRKNLSIQQICERTGLSQGFMSQVENNKTSPSIATLDSIANALKVPLAFLLLKEEERMQVIRKDERRKTVYGKSNLQVDHLGGQGNVKMMLVDMPPGSSTEEEHAHAGDEIHYILEGTVYVEQGEDSATLEAGDSFSWRAAIPHYAKNVGASNARVLISVFLEAENDA from the coding sequence ATGGGTATAGGATGCAACATAAGGGCTGCACGTAAACGTAAAAATTTATCCATTCAGCAAATATGTGAGCGAACCGGACTATCACAAGGGTTTATGAGCCAGGTGGAAAACAATAAAACTTCCCCTTCCATCGCTACACTGGACAGCATTGCTAATGCGCTTAAGGTCCCTCTCGCTTTTCTGCTTCTTAAAGAAGAGGAACGAATGCAGGTAATTCGCAAGGACGAGCGCCGTAAAACGGTGTATGGCAAAAGCAACCTCCAGGTCGACCATTTAGGGGGTCAGGGTAACGTTAAAATGATGCTGGTGGACATGCCGCCGGGCTCATCAACAGAAGAAGAACATGCTCATGCTGGAGATGAAATTCATTATATTTTGGAAGGCACGGTTTATGTAGAGCAAGGTGAGGATTCAGCTACCCTCGAAGCGGGGGATTCCTTTAGCTGGAGAGCAGCCATTCCCCATTATGCCAAAAACGTGGGAGCAAGCAACGCTCGCGTTCTGATCTCCGTGTTTCTCGAAGCGGAAAATGACGCTTAA
- a CDS encoding DoxX family protein, with protein sequence MSSASRNISTIMRVALGILFLAHGIAKFQMGLGNVAGWFSSIGIPGFLGYVVAVIELVGGIALILGLFTRYVSGVFVILLIGAIFTAKLSGGLMGNGQGAGYELDIAFILVALHLVFAPTTRLSLDSLFSRRTSTEH encoded by the coding sequence ATGAGTTCAGCAAGCAGAAACATTTCTACAATTATGCGAGTGGCGCTGGGGATTTTGTTTTTGGCACACGGAATCGCCAAATTCCAAATGGGGCTGGGTAATGTAGCAGGCTGGTTTTCCAGCATTGGCATTCCAGGATTTTTAGGTTATGTTGTTGCGGTGATTGAGTTGGTCGGCGGGATTGCATTAATCCTCGGATTGTTTACCCGTTATGTATCCGGAGTTTTTGTTATTTTATTAATCGGTGCGATTTTTACAGCCAAATTGTCTGGTGGATTGATGGGGAATGGTCAAGGTGCCGGCTATGAGCTGGATATTGCTTTTATTCTGGTAGCTCTTCATCTGGTTTTTGCACCGACGACCCGCTTGTCTCTGGATTCTTTGTTCAGCCGTCGTACATCAACAGAACATTAA
- a CDS encoding aldose 1-epimerase: MTQQHAAIGDLYYGIPAIRLKFGRYEAVALPGNGANLISFRDNETGYSFLREPDADSIGAFKQNPSVYGIPFLYPPNRYEDGKFLWNGVTYELPINEEKTHNHLHGFLHTVRWEVEDYGSGEQGSYVVMNQHVREGHPMFRYLPFTFTMKLTYTLDEFGLQQRYVIHNEGDQPIPNLFAFHTAIRVPFVPDSSPEDYKIKVTIGERRELTERLLATGQFQPLSPEEELLKTTGVSPYFASMDNHYTAVPQNGRNYMELSHSKTGATLVYDVGTAYKHWMIWNNKANKEFICPEPQMNMINAPNRTDLPAEDIGLIALAPGHIFETTSRLYCVTPK, translated from the coding sequence ATGACACAACAGCATGCTGCAATTGGTGATCTTTATTACGGAATCCCCGCCATTCGTCTTAAATTTGGGCGGTATGAAGCGGTAGCCTTGCCGGGAAACGGTGCGAATCTGATTTCTTTTCGTGACAATGAAACGGGATATTCTTTTTTGCGTGAGCCGGATGCCGACAGCATAGGGGCTTTTAAACAAAACCCGTCGGTTTATGGAATTCCTTTTTTGTACCCTCCGAATCGGTATGAGGACGGGAAATTCCTGTGGAATGGAGTTACATATGAGCTGCCGATTAATGAAGAGAAGACCCATAATCATTTGCACGGCTTTTTACACACCGTTCGGTGGGAAGTTGAGGACTATGGCTCCGGGGAGCAGGGCAGCTATGTGGTAATGAATCAGCATGTCAGGGAAGGGCATCCCATGTTCCGATACTTGCCGTTTACCTTCACGATGAAGCTGACGTACACGCTGGACGAATTTGGCCTACAACAGCGTTATGTGATCCATAACGAGGGTGATCAACCGATTCCTAACTTGTTTGCCTTTCACACGGCGATTCGGGTTCCGTTCGTACCCGATAGCTCGCCTGAGGACTACAAGATTAAGGTCACGATCGGTGAACGTCGTGAGCTGACGGAACGGTTGCTGGCTACAGGACAGTTCCAGCCTTTATCGCCGGAAGAGGAATTGCTGAAGACGACGGGAGTTAGTCCTTATTTTGCTTCTATGGATAATCATTACACGGCAGTTCCACAAAATGGACGCAACTACATGGAACTGTCACACAGCAAGACAGGTGCTACCCTCGTATATGATGTAGGCACAGCCTATAAGCATTGGATGATCTGGAACAACAAAGCGAACAAGGAATTTATTTGTCCTGAGCCGCAAATGAACATGATCAATGCACCGAATCGTACGGATTTGCCTGCGGAAGACATCGGGTTGATTGCACTGGCGCCGGGTCATATTTTTGAAACAACCAGTCGTCTGTATTGTGTTACACCTAAATAA
- a CDS encoding 2-isopropylmalate synthase — MRKIWVLDTTLRDGEQSPGVSLTSTEKVEIALQLQKLGVDRIETGFPATSPGEISSMQEIAKQVTQATLVGFARSKEQDIDAVREALRGAEDACLHLFLATSPIHRQHKLRMDKEKVLETAAAAIRYGRKYFSKVEFSAEDASRTELDFICEVVDMAIRAGATVVNLPDTVGYASPDQFGEMFRVVKQQVHSIEKIQLSTHCHDDLGMATANTLAAIRNGVDQFEGTINGIGERAGNTPIEEVVLALDTRKELYQAHTSLVLEELYATSRLVSKRTGMSVPGNKAIVGANAFSHESGIHQDGMLKERTTYEIVSPERIGVKTSKLVLGKHSGRHAFKEKLADMGFDALTEEQLQEAFHKFKALTDKKKQVLDEDLFVLMDESRDVSPRIYTLDSIQVSYGNQSVPVASIRLSKQDGTAIDEVAMGNGSVDAIFNAIDKASGEEVELEDYSIQSVTYGKDAQGEVHAILRQGEYTARGRGTSTDILEASAKAYIDALNKLLGRKKVYARGNITIS; from the coding sequence ATGCGCAAAATATGGGTGTTGGACACAACATTAAGAGATGGGGAACAATCACCGGGAGTTAGCCTGACCAGCACAGAAAAGGTGGAAATTGCCCTTCAGCTTCAAAAGTTGGGCGTAGATCGGATTGAGACCGGTTTTCCGGCTACCTCGCCTGGTGAGATATCCAGCATGCAGGAGATTGCCAAACAGGTTACCCAGGCCACACTGGTTGGTTTTGCACGCTCCAAAGAACAGGATATTGATGCGGTGAGAGAGGCGCTGCGGGGAGCCGAGGATGCCTGTCTTCATTTGTTCCTGGCCACCTCACCTATTCACCGCCAACATAAGCTGCGAATGGATAAGGAGAAGGTATTAGAGACCGCTGCCGCTGCCATTCGTTATGGACGCAAATATTTTAGCAAGGTAGAATTTTCGGCGGAGGATGCCAGTCGTACCGAGCTGGACTTTATTTGTGAGGTCGTGGATATGGCGATCCGCGCAGGGGCGACAGTCGTCAATTTGCCGGATACGGTGGGATATGCCTCGCCCGATCAGTTCGGTGAAATGTTCAGAGTCGTCAAACAGCAAGTGCATAGCATCGAAAAAATACAGCTCAGCACACATTGTCATGATGATCTTGGAATGGCTACAGCCAACACACTGGCGGCTATCCGTAACGGTGTAGACCAATTTGAAGGGACCATCAATGGCATCGGTGAGCGGGCAGGAAATACACCGATTGAGGAGGTTGTACTGGCGCTTGATACCCGAAAAGAGCTATATCAGGCACATACAAGTCTGGTGCTGGAAGAGCTGTATGCTACCAGTCGGCTGGTAAGCAAACGCACAGGAATGTCTGTCCCCGGAAACAAGGCCATCGTTGGAGCCAATGCTTTCTCGCATGAGTCCGGTATCCACCAGGACGGTATGCTTAAGGAGCGTACAACGTACGAGATTGTCTCGCCCGAGCGCATTGGTGTGAAGACGAGCAAGCTTGTGCTGGGCAAGCATTCGGGTCGACATGCGTTTAAAGAAAAGCTGGCGGACATGGGGTTTGATGCTCTTACAGAGGAGCAGCTTCAGGAGGCGTTCCATAAATTCAAAGCCTTGACCGACAAGAAAAAACAGGTGTTGGATGAAGATCTGTTTGTCCTGATGGACGAAAGCCGCGATGTCTCTCCACGGATTTACACCCTGGACTCCATTCAAGTATCCTATGGCAATCAATCTGTTCCGGTAGCGTCTATTCGGTTGAGTAAGCAAGACGGAACCGCAATTGATGAAGTAGCGATGGGGAACGGTTCTGTAGATGCTATTTTCAACGCTATAGATAAGGCGAGTGGTGAAGAGGTGGAGTTGGAGGATTATTCAATCCAGTCTGTAACGTATGGCAAGGATGCACAGGGGGAAGTACATGCCATTCTAAGGCAAGGAGAGTACACGGCTCGAGGAAGAGGTACAAGTACAGATATTTTGGAAGCTAGTGCTAAAGCCTATATCGATGCACTGAACAAGCTGTTGGGCAGAAAAAAAGTCTATGCCAGAGGTAATATCACCATTAGCTGA
- a CDS encoding FadR/GntR family transcriptional regulator: MNDGMVPFQAVKRKQIADEVAEQLQRKITAGEWSIGTRIPTEPELMKLFGVGRSTVREAVSVLVHAGLLEKKQGHGTFVCQPTTSQEPLDYRLSRAEIIEVYEVRSVLELEIARLAALRRNDEDLRLMREALDRRAATLAAGDMNGYLDADITFHLAVAGATRNKVLTDVYRSFVEAIRKALNNLVTDPAMPNHFTLQHEKIYEAIRDQDGKAAELYSIQHLDGTKLELQKLMASS; this comes from the coding sequence ATGAATGATGGTATGGTGCCTTTTCAAGCCGTCAAACGCAAGCAAATTGCTGATGAAGTGGCTGAACAGCTGCAACGAAAAATAACAGCTGGTGAATGGAGCATAGGTACAAGGATTCCAACAGAGCCTGAGCTCATGAAGCTCTTTGGGGTTGGGCGATCCACAGTGCGTGAAGCGGTTAGCGTTCTGGTGCATGCCGGTCTATTAGAGAAAAAACAAGGACATGGAACCTTTGTCTGCCAACCGACGACCTCTCAGGAGCCATTGGATTACCGTCTAAGCCGTGCTGAAATCATCGAGGTTTATGAGGTGCGAAGTGTATTGGAGCTAGAGATTGCCAGATTGGCTGCCTTACGCCGTAATGACGAGGATTTACGTTTGATGCGGGAGGCACTGGACCGTCGTGCAGCGACATTGGCCGCTGGAGATATGAACGGGTATCTGGATGCGGATATCACTTTTCACTTGGCTGTTGCCGGGGCTACACGCAATAAAGTGCTTACAGACGTATATCGCAGCTTTGTAGAGGCGATTCGAAAGGCGCTGAACAATCTCGTTACCGATCCGGCAATGCCAAACCATTTTACATTACAGCATGAGAAAATATATGAAGCGATCCGGGATCAGGATGGCAAGGCTGCTGAGCTGTATAGCATTCAACATTTGGACGGTACCAAGCTGGAACTGCAAAAGCTTATGGCTAGTTCATAA
- a CDS encoding VOC family protein — protein sequence MTAHLPDKTTIGQVSLKVSNLERSIRFYTEVVGFHLLRQTADTAELTVDGEHPLLTLKYIENAVILPRQSAAGLYHFAILLPNRVALGLSLRNLLAHEIEIGQGDHDVSEALYIHDPDHNGIEIYADRPREQWKKDANGFYIMGTDPVDAEGLVAISENIPWQGLPQGTVIGHVHFHVSNLLKAQQFYCDVLGFDITSRYGSSAMFISAGGYHHHMGLNIWAGEGAPPAPENAAGLDYFELIVPDQKELDTIVARLAAAGYAVQERDGAKYVADPFRINIKLVSGQNA from the coding sequence ATGACAGCACATCTTCCTGACAAAACTACCATCGGGCAGGTTTCACTAAAGGTTAGTAACCTGGAGCGCTCGATTCGATTTTATACCGAGGTCGTTGGCTTTCATTTGCTGCGTCAAACGGCGGATACTGCTGAGTTAACTGTGGACGGGGAGCATCCGCTGCTGACCCTGAAATATATTGAAAATGCAGTCATTCTTCCGCGCCAGTCCGCAGCCGGACTGTACCACTTTGCTATTCTTCTACCGAACCGTGTGGCTCTGGGGCTGTCTCTACGCAATCTGCTGGCTCATGAGATTGAAATCGGGCAGGGAGACCATGATGTAAGTGAAGCACTATATATCCATGATCCCGATCATAACGGGATTGAAATCTATGCAGATCGTCCTCGCGAGCAGTGGAAAAAGGATGCCAATGGATTTTATATCATGGGAACAGATCCCGTGGATGCGGAAGGCTTAGTAGCCATTTCCGAAAACATACCTTGGCAGGGACTGCCGCAGGGAACCGTAATTGGGCACGTTCACTTCCATGTGTCTAATTTGCTCAAGGCACAGCAATTTTATTGCGATGTGCTTGGGTTTGACATTACGTCCCGGTATGGCTCCTCGGCGATGTTCATCTCTGCAGGAGGTTACCACCACCATATGGGCTTGAATATATGGGCAGGGGAAGGCGCACCCCCAGCTCCTGAGAACGCAGCTGGACTGGATTATTTTGAATTGATTGTGCCGGATCAGAAAGAATTGGATACGATTGTCGCTCGTTTGGCGGCAGCGGGCTATGCCGTGCAAGAACGAGATGGTGCCAAGTATGTAGCTGACCCGTTCCGCATTAACATTAAACTGGTGAGCGGTCAGAACGCTTAA
- the fumC gene encoding class II fumarate hydratase, whose product MNYRIEKDTLGEIKVPADRLWGAQTQRSKENFPIGSEKMPLEVIQAFAVLKKSAAISNYKLGKLSQEKQDAIIYAADEILAGRVNDHFPLVVWQTGSGTQSNMNVNEVIAHLGSQWLQEQGKDTKLHPNDDVNMSQSSNDTFPTALHVAGVIAVEERLLPAIDKLKETFQQKSEQFKDIIKIGRTHLQDATPLTLGQEISGWTAMLDKSKRMIIDTVQYMKELAIGGTAVGTGINAHPEFGTRTSAEISSITGKTFTSAPNKFHALTSHDEVVAVHGAIKALAADLMKIANDVRWLASGPRSGLGEITIPANEPGSSIMPGKVNPTQSEALTMVVTQVMGNDAAIGFAASQGNFELNVFKPVIIYNFLQSVNLLADSIVAFNDNCAIGIEPDLAKIEHNLNNSLMLVTALNPYIGYENAAKIAKLAHAEGLSLKEAALRSGLLTEEQFDQYVVPAQMIQPKA is encoded by the coding sequence TTGAACTACCGCATCGAAAAGGATACGTTGGGCGAAATCAAGGTACCGGCAGACCGTCTATGGGGCGCGCAAACACAGCGAAGCAAGGAAAATTTCCCGATTGGTTCGGAGAAAATGCCATTAGAGGTTATTCAGGCGTTTGCGGTGCTCAAAAAGAGTGCAGCGATCAGCAACTATAAGCTGGGCAAGCTGTCACAGGAAAAGCAGGACGCCATTATTTACGCAGCGGATGAAATTCTCGCTGGACGAGTTAATGACCATTTCCCGCTAGTTGTATGGCAGACGGGGAGCGGTACGCAGTCCAATATGAATGTGAACGAAGTCATTGCTCATCTGGGAAGCCAATGGTTGCAAGAGCAGGGAAAAGATACGAAGCTGCATCCCAATGACGATGTGAATATGTCGCAAAGCTCAAATGATACGTTTCCCACGGCGCTTCATGTGGCAGGCGTCATTGCAGTTGAGGAGCGCTTGCTGCCTGCCATTGACAAGCTGAAAGAAACCTTCCAACAGAAGTCAGAGCAATTTAAGGATATTATTAAAATCGGACGTACTCATCTACAGGATGCAACGCCGCTCACACTGGGTCAGGAAATCAGTGGCTGGACTGCCATGCTGGACAAGAGCAAGCGAATGATCATCGACACGGTTCAATATATGAAGGAGCTGGCGATTGGTGGTACTGCTGTAGGTACAGGTATTAACGCCCATCCAGAGTTCGGTACCCGAACCTCTGCCGAAATTTCCAGCATCACTGGCAAAACGTTCACTTCTGCACCGAATAAGTTTCATGCACTCACCAGCCATGATGAGGTTGTAGCCGTACACGGGGCAATCAAAGCGCTTGCCGCTGATCTGATGAAGATCGCCAATGATGTCCGCTGGCTGGCAAGTGGCCCACGCAGCGGCTTGGGTGAAATTACGATTCCTGCGAACGAGCCAGGCAGCTCGATCATGCCAGGCAAGGTAAATCCGACCCAGAGCGAGGCGCTGACAATGGTTGTTACGCAGGTTATGGGTAATGATGCAGCGATTGGCTTTGCTGCGAGTCAGGGTAATTTTGAGCTGAACGTGTTTAAGCCGGTTATTATTTATAATTTCCTGCAGTCCGTGAATCTGCTAGCCGATTCGATTGTGGCGTTTAATGATAACTGTGCGATCGGCATCGAGCCGGATCTCGCTAAAATTGAGCACAATTTGAACAATTCGCTGATGCTGGTGACGGCATTGAATCCATATATCGGATATGAGAATGCTGCCAAAATTGCCAAGCTTGCGCACGCGGAGGGACTGTCTCTCAAAGAAGCGGCTCTTCGTAGCGGTCTGCTGACCGAGGAACAGTTTGACCAGTATGTCGTACCGGCTCAAATGATTCAGCCTAAAGCATAA
- a CDS encoding potassium/proton antiporter has protein sequence MEQTTVINFIVLLLSGLLLVGVLTTKFSSRFGMPALVLFIAVGMVLSQFIYFDNAFITQLVGILALIVILFEGGMQTKFADIKPVIRPALSLSTLGVMITTVVVGVCAKFILGVGWMESMLFGAIVGSTDAAAVFSVLGGKNIKKRITSTLEAESGSNDPMAVFLTVTLIELIHHPEQSIWIHILLFLWEMGFGLVIGFALGRLGVYAINKMNFESSGLYPVMALAFAVLTYAAASLLEASGLLAVYVMAIVLGNSDLTYKRSIIHFNNGFAWMVQIMMFVLLGLLVFPDQLLGIAWPSLALSVILMLIARPIGVFLSLLFSRYSVREKTLLSWAGLRGAVPIVLATYPLLDEMDVGPMFFNVVFFVVLTSAIIQGTTISWLAVKLGLMDPNETSSPSLLELVSLGKTTSEINHIQVQKGMSITGRAIQDMQLPDDILFTAIIRNEQIIAPRGTTVIEPGDTLYVLSPKLKRQQMKELFMLR, from the coding sequence ATGGAACAAACAACCGTAATTAATTTTATTGTGCTTTTGCTGTCCGGCTTACTGCTGGTCGGTGTTCTGACCACTAAGTTTTCCAGTCGTTTCGGTATGCCTGCACTTGTTTTGTTTATTGCTGTTGGCATGGTGCTCAGTCAGTTTATTTATTTTGATAATGCCTTTATTACGCAGCTGGTGGGTATTCTCGCACTGATTGTGATCTTGTTTGAAGGCGGGATGCAGACGAAGTTTGCAGATATTAAGCCGGTAATTCGACCTGCGTTGTCATTATCAACGCTGGGGGTCATGATTACGACTGTAGTTGTTGGCGTCTGTGCCAAGTTTATTTTAGGCGTAGGCTGGATGGAATCCATGCTGTTCGGCGCTATTGTGGGATCGACGGATGCAGCGGCTGTGTTTTCCGTTTTGGGTGGTAAAAATATCAAGAAACGAATTACCTCTACGCTCGAAGCGGAATCCGGCAGCAATGACCCGATGGCTGTATTTCTTACAGTTACGTTGATTGAGCTGATCCATCACCCTGAGCAATCCATTTGGATACATATTTTATTGTTTTTATGGGAAATGGGCTTTGGTCTGGTTATTGGTTTTGCACTTGGACGCTTAGGCGTATACGCCATTAATAAAATGAATTTTGAGTCATCCGGCCTGTATCCCGTGATGGCCCTGGCCTTTGCGGTCTTGACGTATGCGGCGGCCTCCTTGCTGGAAGCAAGCGGGCTGCTGGCGGTATATGTTATGGCCATCGTGCTGGGTAACTCCGACTTGACCTACAAGCGGTCCATTATTCATTTTAACAATGGCTTCGCCTGGATGGTGCAGATTATGATGTTCGTCTTGCTCGGACTACTGGTTTTCCCGGATCAGCTGCTGGGCATTGCGTGGCCAAGTTTGGCGCTTTCCGTTATCCTGATGCTGATAGCTCGCCCGATTGGTGTCTTCCTGAGTTTGCTTTTTTCCAGGTACTCAGTACGCGAAAAGACGCTGTTATCCTGGGCAGGGCTACGAGGAGCGGTCCCTATTGTACTGGCCACCTATCCTCTGCTGGATGAGATGGATGTAGGGCCCATGTTTTTTAATGTTGTATTTTTCGTCGTGCTTACCTCTGCGATTATTCAAGGTACAACCATTTCGTGGCTGGCAGTGAAGCTTGGCTTAATGGACCCTAACGAGACGTCGTCCCCTTCATTGCTGGAGTTGGTTTCTCTGGGAAAAACCACTTCGGAAATCAATCATATTCAGGTGCAAAAGGGAATGTCAATTACAGGCAGAGCGATTCAGGATATGCAGCTGCCGGATGACATTTTATTCACCGCCATTATTCGAAACGAGCAAATTATCGCCCCAAGAGGCACAACTGTGATTGAGCCGGGGGACACGTTGTATGTGCTTAGTCCCAAGCTCAAGCGACAGCAGATGAAAGAATTGTTCATGCTTCGATAA
- the glsA gene encoding glutaminase A: MTSEWQRLQSKLPEWVEQNRHEYIHGKVAAYIPELSKAPADALGVVVMNGAGETVVAGDTELQFTMQSISKVFTLILALMDNGEDVVFSKVGMEPTGDRFNSMLKLELVEPGIPFNPLINAGAIAVSSLIRGNSPEERFARVLQFFRLLTCNDTLEYDQDVYDSESATGHLNRSLAYFLMEKGILRGRVEDVLEVYFRHCAVKLNCTDLARMGLVLAYNGRDPVTGVPLIPRRFVQIAKTFMTTCGMYDASGEFAIQVGLPAKSGVSGGIMTMVPGRYGIGLVGPSLNRMGNSTAGVHLLETMSRDLDWSLF; encoded by the coding sequence ATGACATCGGAGTGGCAGAGACTACAATCCAAACTGCCGGAATGGGTGGAGCAAAACCGTCATGAGTACATACATGGCAAGGTAGCGGCGTATATTCCCGAATTGTCCAAAGCACCGGCAGACGCGCTCGGTGTTGTTGTGATGAACGGTGCGGGTGAGACCGTGGTAGCCGGGGATACGGAGCTCCAATTTACGATGCAGAGCATCTCAAAGGTATTCACGCTCATCCTGGCCTTGATGGATAATGGAGAAGACGTTGTCTTTTCCAAGGTGGGTATGGAGCCTACGGGAGATCGTTTTAATTCCATGTTGAAGCTGGAACTGGTCGAGCCAGGTATTCCGTTTAATCCGCTCATTAACGCTGGAGCAATCGCTGTCTCTTCTTTGATCCGCGGAAACAGCCCGGAGGAAAGGTTTGCCCGTGTCCTGCAATTTTTCCGTCTGCTTACCTGCAACGACACGCTGGAATATGACCAGGATGTCTACGATTCGGAATCTGCCACAGGCCACCTGAACCGTTCCCTTGCTTATTTTCTGATGGAAAAAGGGATTCTAAGAGGCCGTGTCGAGGACGTACTGGAGGTTTATTTCAGACATTGCGCTGTAAAATTGAACTGTACGGATTTGGCACGTATGGGACTCGTACTCGCCTACAATGGGCGTGACCCAGTTACAGGCGTGCCCCTGATCCCCCGCCGCTTTGTGCAGATTGCCAAAACATTTATGACAACATGCGGTATGTATGACGCCTCTGGAGAGTTCGCCATTCAGGTCGGACTCCCCGCCAAAAGCGGTGTATCCGGCGGCATTATGACGATGGTGCCCGGACGATATGGCATTGGACTGGTGGGACCTTCCTTGAACCGTATGGGCAACAGTACAGCGGGTGTACACTTGCTGGAGACCATGTCCCGGGATTTGGATTGGAGCTTGTTTTAG